The following DNA comes from Camelina sativa cultivar DH55 chromosome 14, Cs, whole genome shotgun sequence.
AATTAATTTCATTCTAAAATAATATCAGGATATGAAAATATGAAGAATTATAATACTTCTttgatgttaaatatttttcaatattaagttcacatttttaaaaaatcatattatcaattcattttttttttaatataatgtaaagatataaatatgatattttttatttttagcgaaaatatcattttactaaattatgacccgcggtacaccgcggagaaaattatttataactaaaaaattgaaattataaattttatttattggttaaatatgttataattatataataattgttaattttatggtttaaagtttaaaccatataatactgcaatataatttattttttacataatatttattaatcaatttaattagatatgtctattctcggATActgatagtgttaacaaaataatgaaatgatgttttacccgtttaacaccaaattaatgatactttaaatttttataaatatcgacaaaacccatcccgctatataactccgtctcgagatattttaactcgcactgtataatcttagtttttaatatttattgttttgtattataaatattagattgagttgatatgttttttattaAGGTTGTAgccatttatattttataagattggcactttttttttttcaatgtaactttaattaaaataaaaccccTAGATTGGTTGCCAAAACTAGAGGAAAGGTGTTTACAAAAATCATTTCTGACAATAGCAATCTAGAAGAACGAGCTAAACAATCAGCCTTCACATTGGACTAAGATTGGCGCCAATCGTTTTATAAGATTGacacttcttataaagttttaaatatttataatacttggaattcttaaaatggttgagtatttctcatatttgaaatttagtaaaagtttaaatatattattaatattttaaaggtcttctaactttttttaaaagttgaaatatttataatatttaaacgtttatgaagtttcaaatattatatttttaacattttataaagtttaactttctaaaaaatataaatgtttacaatatttatactttttataaaatataaatatttataatatttaacttttgaaaagttttaaatatttataatatttaacttttgaaaagttttaaatatttataatatttaactttttaaaaatctttaaaataaataatcggaataaaccaaataaaagttttttaagtttgaatatccgataaatcaagttttctacTCAATTGTATTATGAATCAATTTGATctattttatagtatgactttgaactattgcccaatttttttaggCGATGTGAGATATTGTACCTGTATtgttttattcatctattgagtaatatatatccgtttttaaaaattcttattgCATCATATGCagtaaaaattacaaattttattaactaaatgcgttaaagaataattcaagataatttaaatataaattcaaataaaaatgaaagagaatcatatatttatgtttgaatgagcactacaagaaaacatggatttgccgactacaaaaacaatcactaaacagtcgcaaacTACTTAGTTACGACTAATTGGCGACTGAAAtacgtagtcgctaaacagtgcGTCGCTAAAATAATCAGTCGCCAAACAGTCGAGAAGGAGCTACTAATTGCCGACTGATAATTGTGGTCGTTCTTCCCTCGCCAAACAGTCGCTAAAGTTGCGACTGAATTTGCAACGCTTTAGCGACTGATCTGGTTACTCATTTAcgactgttttggttactgttttgtagccctgggcattcggttattTCGGGTTATTCGGCTCGGATTATtcggtttttcaaaatttcggTTTTCTATAAATTCTGCCGAATTGAACCGAATAaaaattcggttcggttattcgGTAATCGGGTTATTCGGGTCGGTTATTAGATTTAAAATCAATTCtgaaataaaccaaatttttttctaaCTCGGTTTATTCGAACCGAATTAGAACAAATTTATGATAATGGACCTTCGAAATTTACAATTACAACCCAATAAATCATAGGTCCTATACAATACACGAgctcaaatcagataaaaaaaaacaagtccatCAATAATTAGGGTTCATGGACTCCACACCGCTGCTCTCTTCCAAAGCCGCCGGATCTGCGACGGTAGCATTGGTGATGGTATCCAATAGTAAGATCTCCCGGTGAAGAAATATGCCCTGTCGAGATCACCtacaataatcaaaacaaacaacatgcaaTCTTTCatctaaaactgaaaaataggaattcaacaacaaacaaaaaatgaaaatcgagTAGATCTGATCTGAGGACTTACCAACCGTGAGTTTGGTGATGAGGAAACTACTAACAGAGAATCCAGCGATAAACGATCAAGAAACTTCAAATCTTAACCACAAATTCGTAGTCGGAGGGAATGGATTTTTTATGACTATGGATTAGGGTGACAAGGCCAACAACGTTTCAACTCTCTCTTGAGGACGAGTGAAAAATAATATCGCGACAGAGGAAAAGAAGATACATAAAAAAGGTGGGGAAGATGAAGCTAAGAACATAGTAGAATGAGAAAAGGGAACATAGAAGGAGGAGACAGAGAGTTCTTCTCTcataggagaaaaaaaaagagattagaaaagcttagaactagggtttttttcattttatatggtGCGCCTATTAACGAATAAGAAATGGGTTTTCGTGTTTTGTTACGGCCCAAATTTTGTTAAGGCACAAATTTTGTTAAGGtccaaattaattaaagcagTTGCTAAATAGTAGCTCTTTAGTCGCGATTTTTCGCGACTGTCAAACTGGTCTCCAAATTAATCGCAAATTGGTGAATACACTGCGACATAATGCATCAGTCTCGAATTAGCGTCTACTAGGCGacagttttattttagtagccTTTCAGTAGCAAAACAATCgcaattcagtcgctaaatttagcgactgtgttTTTAGTCGCAACTTACAGTcggcaattccatgttttctttcagtggaggtagaaagatttccttattttttaaacttttacctataattaattttgaattttttggttactaatattaaagtaaatacattaaatgtaaaaactttccaaaaagtatttttgagcaaaaagtaTAGATAGTATGatcaatttatttaataatttactaCATCGTCTATGTGCACAAACCCTCCCTAAAAATTGGGTATCTTCGACGAGACCCCAGTCAACACAAAATCAGCTCAAACTAATACAAAACTAAGGTCTATATTGTGATATTGAAATATAATTATGAGAGGGATTAGATTCTCTAACCTTTGACAATGGACAGAAGAATTAGAGGGGAGCTTGTGGGTTCTGGACTAAGAATTGGACCGATACAAAACATACTAGGTTTGGATTCTTCTCAGCTGCGATCTTCCAAGCTTCTTTCTCCCCTAAAGTCTTTGCGGAACCATAACAAATCTACATAACATTTTTCAGACATCCTCAATCAGATAATGAATTTGTCAATCTTGACAATGAGGAAAGTTTCTCACTTCAAAGAGTTTGCAGTATTCAAGATGTCAAGATCAGTCCAATGCGATTCATTGAATGGGAGAGACTTGAGTAGCGTCGAAACGGTACCGTATTGCGGTTGAAGAAGATGTGAGAACAATCATCTTCAGAGTGTTTCTTGACTTGACATTCATTATTCCACTTCGATTCGAGAAATCCATTcaactgaaattttttattaagaaaaactaTTTGActaagtttttaagttttatgttagggtgtgttttgtttatgctAGGATTTGTTTTCAAGTTGACTCGAAATATGATGACCACTTTTGATCAGTTCTCAAACGGTTTTTGGAATTGTTACCGACCACCATCAATCAATCACATTCTCCCGCAAACACAGATTTTAAGAAAGACCAATCAAACACATGATCAGTGAGAAAACAAACTTTTAAGAATTAATTCTACTCTCCGTCTCCGGCTCCGAAATACCGGATATCCGTGAAAACTTAGGATATTCGTGGATATCCAGATCCGGTGTATCATGAATAACATTTGTTTGAGTATCACGCGGATATCCGGATCCGGTGTATCATGAATATCACGTGTTTGAGTATCATGAATTCacctgttttataaaaataaatgattctAGGGGTACATAAGATTTATGTTTGATACACCATATTACCAACAGTTAGCAAAAAGATAGCAAAAAGTACAAAAGATTCAAGTGATGTATCTTGATGTCCCCATTCATCTTCGTGTTCTTCCATGaaatctgaaaaagaaagaaaaatatgtgttaGACATGAAATTTGTACTAATTTCTAGAAAGACTATTctgatttcaaaagataaagaCTCTAAGATCAACCTCATCCTCACACACCATTCAAGCCTTGGTCATGGATGTAAATTTGAAGTCTTCACTTCTATAGAAATAATAACAATCATTAGCACTTGAAAAGCTATAAAAGTTCATAAAACTAgaagatatataacaaaaaaaaacattaccagATTCAATATACTCAAGCTCAGCAAccatttcttctatttttaaatCTTCATCATTGTCACAGTACCAATCTTGGGTACAAATCAGAGCTTCCACAACTTTTGGTGTGAGTGAACTACAAAAACGATCTAGTACTCGACTACCTGCACTAAATGCAGATTCTGATGCAACAATTGACACAGGTATAGCCAACATATCTCTTACCATCAGTGATAAAACCTTGTATTTAGATCTTGTTGTCTTCCACGAGTACAATATGTCAAAACTAGGAATCTTTCGATCCTCTCTAATATCATCCAAATAATACTCCACCTCTGACTTTGATAAATCAGACTCTTCACTTTCCACAACATCATCAAACATACCATCTATCAATGAATGACTCTTTGCATTGTTCTTAGAATGATCTGACCCTGAATTTGCATTACCTTTGGATCCCACTGATTCTTGTGATTGCAAAGATGTATAATATTTGAACAATCTGTCTAAAGCGTCTGTGATCTTGGAAATCAAACTACTAGCCTCATA
Coding sequences within:
- the LOC109128674 gene encoding zinc finger BED domain-containing protein RICESLEEPER 2-like; the protein is MLQSVVALKKGFDMLELEDEKYSVELTKICKAVPSESDWGYAVALSPILHYFFDATVNIYGSKYVTGNTYMKEIFGVGWMIMKMDTMGDEYKKAMAEKMKLKFYKYWGNFDNTNMLIYVAAVLDPRYKLRWVKWMIQGTYPIYEASSLISKITDALDRLFKYYTSLQSQESVGSKGNANSGSDHSKNNAKSHSLIDGMFDDVVESEESDLSKSEVEYYLDDIREDRKIPSFDILYSWKTTRSKYKVLSLMVRDMLAIPVSIVASESAFSAGSRVLDRFCSSLTPKVVEALICTQDWYCDNDEDLKIEEMVAELEYIESDFMEEHEDEWGHQDTSLESFVLFAIFLLTVGNMVYQT